The sequence CAATCCTATGGCTTCAAACACTGCCGATGCTGCCCACACCTGCGCCCCAAGTATACCCACAAGGGCTAAAAGCGATAGCGTTGCTGCCAAAAGCCTTATTGCCTTACTCTTATAGCGCATCTCTAAGACATCTGGGACTGTGTACAAGGCCAAAGCACGCATAGGCTTTGCAAGGGTTATACCCAAGAGAAGAAGTCCCAGACCGCAGGCAAAACCGTACCAAATTCCTCCTAACCCGTAGGTGGCTCCCCAGCTAGCTCCTCCAAGGATGAAAGCCACCACCATAGTGAGTGGCTGCCAAAGTTGCGGTAGTTAATGCTAATCCAAGCCTTCTCCCGGCCACCAAAAAGTCGGCCGAGGTTTTAATGTACTTCCTTGCATACGCTGAAACTCCTAGCATTGCTCCCATGTACAAAACAAGTGTCGTCCAAACTACGCTCATTTTTCTGCACCTCTTGAAAGTACAAACCAAAGAGCTTTGAAAGATATTTAAAGTTTTTGGAAGAAAAATTGACAAAATGACAAAAAACGTCAAAACAAGAGTACCCACTCATTATGATTTCCATATGTTTTAAGCCCAAAAAAATTTGCTGGCAAAAGATTAAGAATGCAGCAAGAGCATTGTAATATAGCTCCCAAAATTGGAATGTCCTTGATTTAATTACAACACTAACATCCAATATATGACACAAGTTACAAAACAAAACCGAAAATCTTAAATATTCTACAATCCTTATGTTACTGGGTGTGATAGGACTAGTATTATTACTTTTTCTAGGGGGTGAGAGCAGTGGGGCTGATAATTGACCCGCATGTGTTACGATCATTACACAGAAGCGAGCTAAGGAAAAGGATACTCTTTTATCTAAACGAGATTTATCCTTCTGGGACTTATCTTTCGGAGATTGCCAGGGTTGTCAGATCTGATCCCTCAAACGTAAAGGGTGCCCTTGTTGGCATGGGTAACAGATACAATGGAGAAAGCTCTCTCGTTTATCTTGGGCTTGTTGAAGAGGTCAATCAAAACGGTTTTCGGTACTACAGGTTAACCGAATACGGAAAAAAAGTTGTAGAATTTCTAAAAACCTATCAAACATACTACACCAGATTTATGTGAGGTGCCAAAGATGGAAGATCAAATAAAAAAGTTTGACTTTAATCTGGAAACCCTAATTGATTTCTCTTTCTTTAATGTAATAAAGATAGGTCTTGAATTGGGAGTCTTTAAAAATATTGACAAAGCTAAAACCCTTGAGGAGCTTTTAAATTCAATAGATGTTCAAAATAAGCCCTATCTAAAATCACTCCTTAGCACATACTACGATCTCGGCATTATAGAGATTAACGAGATGGGAATAAGCAGTAAAAAATTCCTGAGGACGTTTCTTCTCGAATACGATAAGTTAAAGGATATAATTCCGGAATGGATTCCAATACAGGATAAGATCGTTGAAATGGCTAACTATGCGTTTTTGTCATTCGAAAACTCCAAGGTGATGATGGACTTTGACAAGGATGCAGACTTCTGGGACATTCGACTTTCGAACCCACTCAACACCCTATACCGGGAAATAATAGCCGAGGTAGGCAACCTCAGAGATGGCCTTAGAGTTCTTGACTTAGGATGTGGATCGGTTTCCCCAGTGGAGCTCGGAAAATACGTGGGTCCAAACGGTGAATACGTGGGTATTGACTTCTCTCCGGGACTTTTAAGCATTGCTCAGCAAAGGGTTAGAGATTTAGGCATGGACTGGGTAAGTTTAAAGGAGATGGACATAAGAAACGCAATACCAAAGAGAAAGTATGATGTTGTGATAATGAGCTTCGTGCTTGAGTACATCCCGGAAGTTCACCAGACTGTAGCAAAGGCGCTCGATTTCGTCGATGAGGGAGGAAAGCTGATAATAGTGGAGCCCTTCAGAGAAAACTTTGAAAACATAGCCGGCTGGGAGTTCTTTGAAAGGCTAACTAAAGAGTTCCACAAGTTCCCGAGAAAAGCCGATATAGTTGATGCCCTCGAATATTACGGAAAGGAAGCAAGGATAACGGAATACGGTAAGTCCATTCTTGTTCTTGAGCCCCTTTATTGATTTTTTACTATTCTTCCCAACTTGCATTTTTGCTCATTTGGTTTGCCTCTTTTTATAATTACTACCTGAAGTTAGTAGGTACCTACATATGTACCTACATGTGCAAAAACCAATGTAAAAACAAAAAATTGCTTTATATACAAACCTTTCCAGCATATATTGCAAAACTTCCAACGGAGGTGCCAAGAGATGAAGGAGATTTTTGGTAAGAAGAGGGGTGCCGTTGGTATCGGTACCCTGATAGTGTTCATAGCCATGGTGCTAGTAGCTGCAGTAGCCGCAGCAGTACTCATCAACACCAGCGGCTACCTCCAGCAAAGAGCAGAAGCAACAGGCAGGCAGACAACAAAAGAAGTCGCCAGTGGAGTGAAGATTGACAAAGTTACAGGACATGTAAACTCAACACACACCGGAATAGACAAACTTGCTATATATATTTCACCAAACGCAGGAAGTGAGGCAATTGACCTAAGTCAAGCCAAAGTGTATATAAGTGATGGAACCAACGCCTATGTACTTAGCTATAATTCCACTGCATTTACAGATGATAGCGCTTTTGACGGAAATGTCTTTGGAACTGCAGCGAAATATCCCACAACTAAAACATTTGGAATAATAGTAGTTCAAGATGCTGACGGCTCAGTCACATCAAGCAATCCAACTATTAATGCCGGTGATATTGTAATTCTCACCGTGGATGCAAGTTCCGTATTTGGCAGTGCAATCCCAACAAGAACCGAAGTCACAATCGAAGTTAGACCAGAATTTGGTGCTCCAGGTTACACCAAGGTCGTCACACCTCCAAGCTATGGAACCAATGACATAATAGAGCTCAAGTGACGCCAGCTCTTTTGATTTTTTCCTTACATTCTCTTTATTCCACCAACTTTTGGAGGGACCAGCAATGTCGTTCAGCTATTTGAAAGAGAAGTTCAAGAAAAAGCCAGAAGAACAGAAGGAAGAGGTTAGAGAGGATAAGCTGGAGCTTGCATTAAGTGAACAACCACAAGCAACAGAGGAGCAGAAGAAAGAGGAAGAAGAAAGGCTGACCATGGTAATGAACAGGTTAAATGAAATCGAAAACGAGCTTCCGAGAATAAAGGTAAACATCGACACCCTAAAAAGCCAGATTCAGGAGCTCAGGGAAGACATAGAAAAGCTCGACAAGACAATCAAAGACGTTATGATGCTTTATGAGGTCGTCTCCCAAGAGATCAATCCTTTCAGGGACTTAGAGAGTGAGAACCCAATAATGAAAGAAATCCACGAGTTAAAACAAGAAATAGATGACATTAGAAAGGAGATAGCCCAAATAAAGGCGGATCTAAGGCTGCTTGCCTACCACGGTGTTGATCTAGATAGGATAATCTATGAGGCAATTTCGGAGGGAGAAGCATGATCACTGAAAATGAAATAGATGCAAAACTACAGGAACTCCAAGGGAAAGTGCCAAGCGTCCTCATTAAAGACCTAAGGGACAAGCTGGTTTCAAAGATGGACATACTAACGCCTGAACAGGTTGATGTTATAATAAAGAAGGTGCTCGAGAACTATTCAAGCCAAGTTGAGAGGCTTAAGAGATTAGACAAAAGAATAGAGGAAATAGGAAAGTATCTAGAGGAGATAAGGGAAAAATTATCAGAAAACCGGAGCTCCTTTGAGAGAGTTGAGAATCAGAACACAGGAATCGTAGAAAATTCAACCCACTGGGAGCCACAAAGAATTGAGTTTGAAAGGGTTGAACCCCCGAAGGAGGAGAGGGAATTTGAAGAAGAAGGTAAGGGGGAGTTTTCAATGACTGAGGAAATCCAAATCCCTAAGGAAATAAGAGACGTGTTGATAACACCCACAAAAAACAGGGCAAGATTGGAAAAACTCCCTGATGATGCAGTCTCCACGATGATAGCCTTAAAATGGCTGGGATTCCTCATAGAGAGGGCTGGAATGCAGAATCTGGAGAATGTGCTCGAGTTTTACTATACAATAGGCTGGATATCCGAAGAAGTCCTTGAAACACTGCTAAAGTATGCAAACGGAACTAGACCTCACCAGAGAGAGCCAAACTGGAAGCCTGATGACAAGCTCACTATTCAGGATCACCTAATATCACTGCTGTTCATTGAAAGGTTAAGGGGTACAAGGATAACTCCAGAGGTGCTGAACTCCATTGAAAGGGAACTAAAGATGATGAACAAGATATTGGAACATGTTTATGGGGTTTAAGGGGATAGGGTATGGGATTCAGCGTATCTGCAAGCTTCGCCGTAATATTCATTGCATCAATCGTGGCGTTTGGAACGCTCTACTTATCCCTTGAAAACAGCTACCTCTCACTGGCGAATTCGGTGGAGGTGTATAAAGACTCGTTCATAAAGAGACAAACCTCCAGATTGTCCCTCGATAGCTACTCCTACAATGATCCAGGCTCAACTGCCTCGATATACTCCATAACGTTCAACGTTACAAACAACGGCTCCACCCTATCCCCTAAATATTGGAATTTCATTAGGGATGGAAGATTGAAAACTCCCGATGGCTCAACCCTCATCGTCGAAAACAAATCCTATCTCCTCCCCGGGGAATATATAAGCGTTACAACAACCGAGATTAAAGACAGCGATGTTCACAGCTTGGTGATAGCTACCGAAACCGGATGTTCCTTAAAGATAGAATGGAGATGGGTATGGCTAGATCAAAATCAGACGATAGGGGAGCCCTCTATAGTTGGAACCTCATGGTACTGCAACTAGGTGATTATCATGGCAAGTTCAGTGGTTTCAGAAATCATACTCTTCATAGTTTCACTCCTCGTTGCCGCAACGGTGGCAGGAGGGCTTTACGTTGTTACCCAAGACCTAGCCGATGGAATAACGTACCGTGGGACTGCAATAGCCCAAAATCTGAGAACCGACTTCACCGTGATAAACGACCCAGAAAACATTCCAATTTCCAGCGGAGCGTATGTGTTTTACATAAAAAACACCGGAAGTGAAGCCTTCCCTTTCACCCCCGACACAGTGGTAGTTTTCATCGACGGGAACCTCATACCAGCTTCAAATCTCACTTTAACCCCCTCATTATTGGCTCCCCATGATGTTGGAGAGTTAAAGGTAGCAACCACCCTATCAGCTGGATATCACAAGCTTGTGGTAGTGATTGAAAACGGAAAGCAGAGAGAGTTCATCTTCAAAATAGGGTGATGATCATGGCACATTTGCTGAAAATCCAGATACCTAACGATGAACTCCATAGGAGGCTTGGGGGTGGTATCCCCTCTGGAAGTATAATCCTAATAGAAGGTGATAGGGGTACTGGTAAGTCTATCTTCTCTCAACGCCTCGCCTATGGATTTTTGAGAAATGACGTTTCTGTTAGCTATGTTTCAACCCAGCTCACCACTCCGGAGTTCATAAACCAAATGGAATCGCTCGGCTATAGTGTGATCCCCTTTCTGATAAAGAGAAAACTGCTCTTTGTTTCTCTCTATCCCCTTCTTAGCAGTGTTTCTAAGCGAGAAAAATTCCTGCCCAGATTTTTGAGTGAGGAAAGGCTATGGGAAAAGGATGTTATTATCATAGATTCACTCGCGCCCATTCTACCTCCAAAATTAAATGAAGACCTGCTCAGGCAGTTTACCGAACATCTCAAAAAGCTCAGCGCCCTAAACAAGGTAATAATACTAACTTTAAGCCCCAACGGCATAGACCCTTCTACCCTTTCCGTACTGGAGGAGATTTCTACAATGCTGATAAGACTCCAAGTCAAGGTCTTTGGTGGGGATCTAAAGAACTCAGCGACCATTGTTAAGTACAACAACGCCATGGGGATTTTCCAGAAGATAATTCCATTTAGAGTCGAACCAAAGGCAGGATTTATCGTAGAGATAGCCGCGGTGGTGTGATATGGCCGAAAGAATCAGTGAAACCCTTGAAACTGCAATGGCAAGAAATCCCCACCTAAGGGAATACGTTGAAGACTTCGTTAGGAAATACGGTAAGATGCCCGAATTTCATGTCCAGCTCAGCAGAGACATGAAGGAGATAAAATACCCGAACATAATATATCCCGTTGGAGATCCAATTTTTGTCCACATTTATGGAGATCCAAAAACCGAGAAGAGGTATATCGTGATAGAACCCCGAATCCAAAATGCAGAGGAAAAGGCAAAGTACGAGCTGATAAAAGAAAAAATTCTTGAGCTGGCTCCCACCAAGGTCATTCCAGAAGAAAGGGAAGAATTTGAGATATTCTTAGACGAGCTCTATAACGAAGCCCTAAAGAAACTCAATGGTAGGGGTTTATTCTCCAGGAATAGTGTAAAGCTGACTCAAAGAGAGATAGAAAAGTTTAGATATCTGCTGAAGAGGGACATAATTGGTATTGGACCTCTAGAGGTTTTAATCAGAGATCCATATATCGAGGATATACACATAATCGGTGCCGACTATATCTCCCTAATCCATAAAATCTTTGAAGCACTTCCTACGAACATAACTTTTGAGAGCAATATAGCCCTTGCGGATTACTTTAAGGCATTGAGTGAAAGAATTGGAAGACCGGTAAGCGACAAAAACCCGATTGTTGATGGAACCCTCCCAGATGGGTCAAGAATAAACATCATATACAGCCCAGACGTTAGCATAAAGGGCCCCTCAGCAACGATAAGAAAATTCTCCGCAACTCCTTTGAGCGTTGTTCAACTCGTAAAATGGAACACATTCTCAGCTGAAATTGCCGCTTATCTGTGGCTTGCCTTGGAATATGGAATGAGTATCTTTGTGTGTGGTGAAACGGCAAGCGGAAAAACAACGACTTTGAACTCTATCATTCCTTTCATAAAACCCCAGGCGAAGATATTCACTGCTGAAGACACTCCAGAAGTTGTTGTGCCACATCCAACATGGCAGAGGCTAACGACAAGAGAAAGAGGACCCGAGGAGAGCAGAGTAACACTCTTTGACCTTCTTAAAGCTGCATTGAGATCAAGACCTAACTACATTATAGTTGGTGAGATAAGAGGTGCAGAAGGTGCTATAGCATTTCAAGCAATGCAGACCGGACACCCAGTTATGGCAACTTTCCACGCGGGTGATGTCAAGAAGATGATACAGCGTTTCACTGGGCACCCAATAAACGTCCCTGTAACTTTCATAGATAACCTTAACATTGCCCTCTTCCAGCAGGCAGTTTATGTAAGGGGGAGGTTCCTGAGAAGAGTTCTCAACGTTGTGGAAATAGAGGGCTACTATGAAGAACTCGGAGGAGTTGCTACGAGGAGTGTTTTTGAATGGGATTCAGTCAGCGATAAGCACATCTTCAGAGGAATGAACAACTCCTACATTTTGGAGAGAAAAATAGCGGAAGTAGCTGGCTATGAAGATCCAAAAGACATCTACAACGAGCTGTTTTTGAGGGCAAGGATAATCCAGAGAATGGCGGAGCTGGGAATAACGGACTACTGGGACGTCTATAGAGAGATAAAGAACTTCTATGAAAAGGGCATTCAAGGATTAAGCTTTAGGCTTTAGGTGGTTAGAATGCCAAAACAAAAAGCCAACATATTCGTGCAGGCAGATCTGGACATGAAAACTTACGTAAGAAAAATATTAGTTCCAAGCATAGTGGCTAGTGTAGTCCTTTTTGTTGTGCTCTCGCTTCTCACAACGTTTATCTCAATATCGTCTATAATCAGAATAGCACTCTACGCGATTCCCCTGCTCCCGCTGATATATGCCGTTATGCATCCCTACTCCGCCGCAAGCGGAAAAAGGGTTAAAATAAACTCAAAGATTCCCTACTTTGTGACGTATTTTGCTGTTCTATCAACAAGTGAAGTTGGTAGAAACGAGTTAATCTTAAATCTAGCAAAGGAAAAGGTGCTTGAGCCTATTTCCAGAGACATGGAGAAAATTTACTATCTAATAGCGAAGTTCAACAGGGGGATGCCAGAGGCTTTTAGGTTCCTCGCAAAAAGGACGCCAAGCAAAGTATTCTCAGACTTCCTTGAGAGGCTTGCCTATTCCCTTGACAGCGGTGTGGAGTTAAAAGACTATCTTCTCCAGGAGCAGAAAATTGTGATGGACGATTACCAGACGTTCTATGAGGGAGCCCTCTACGATTTGGATGTTTTTAAAGAAGTCTACAGCTCACTTATAATCTCCGTGGTGTTTATGGTTACTTTCATCATAATAGGCCCCATAATAACCGGACAAGACTTGGTAACACTGACGATTTTTACGTTCATCTTGGTTATGGTAGTTGAAATCGGAGTTCTTATTCTAATAAAGCACAAAATGCCTGAGGACAGCATATGGGCCAGCAACGCTATGAACGCAGAGAGAAAGGCTAAAGTTATTAGAGGAGCCTTAATATCAATTGCCGGGACTGTGGTCGTTGCCCTTTTGTATCTTCTCGTACTGAGAATCAGGTTCAATATCCCAACGGAGATAGCTTTAGCCTTGATTATGAGTCCCTTAGCTTATCTGGGCTATGTTCTCACAAAAGAAGAGGAAAACATTCTGATAAAAGACGAAAACTTCCCAGCATTCATGAGGAGTCTTAGCTCATCTTTAGCAGCAAGCGGAGCATCTATGGCGCTTGTTTTAAAATATCTCAGCTCCCACGACTTCGGAACATTGACAAAGGATATTAAAAATTTGAATAAGAGGATATCCCTAAAAATAGACGACACGAAATCCTGGAAATATTTTGTTTCAGATACGGGAAGCTGGCTTATAGACATCTTTTCGGATATATTTAGGAAGAGCCTCCATCTTGGAGCGGATCCAGACTACGTGGGAAGGGTAATCTCAAACAACTTTGAGAGGCTTCTCAGGTTAAGGAGGAAAAGAAAACAGAGTGTCGCAAGCTTTAAAGGTGTGATATACGGTGTTACAGGGGCATTTGCTTTCTCAGTTGCAGCCGCATTCCAAGTTGCAGTTTATATGACCCACTTATTCTCCAACATCCAGCTTCAAGGAGAGTTCATTCAGGATATCCTTTTTATACCAAGTGCCGAGGGTCTTCAACTAACCAACTATATTCTGATCTCAATACTCTTGCTGCACTCATTAATCTCGGCATTTTCAATAAAAATCGCAGATGGCGGGCATTTGGGAATAGCCCTCTATTACTTCGTGATACTAGCATGGATGTCCGCTATAGGTCTTTATCTCGGTGAGTTCGTGATGGGGAAGATGATGAGCTTTTCAGGCTTAATACTACCTCTAATGGGGGTGGGATTATGAAAAAGTTCTTCATAATTTTTCTCTTAACCCTTCTCCTACCGTATGCAAGTGCACAGTCTGTTTTCACTGGATGGATTAGAGTACCTTCTCAGGTGGGGATAGAAGGGAAGGAGATAGAGCTCAAAGACATCTCATTAGATGGTAGGTTTCTAGTGTTAACCCCTGAAGGCAACTTTTTGGTAACTCCCGGAGAGACTGTAAATTCAAGTATCTATTCCCTTAGTCTCATTTCGGGCTTTGTAAAGGAAGACGGCGGATATGCAAAGCTGAACATCACATTCCCATACATACTAGAAAATCAAACCCTGTTGCTTGGAGATTACAAAATCTCACTAATAAGTGTGAGCGACAAAGAAGCAAAGATAAAGCTGCTGTATAAAAATACGTCAAAGGAAATCCTATACAGCGGTGGAAAAATTGAGTTTAACGAGCTTAGCG comes from Thermococcus alcaliphilus and encodes:
- a CDS encoding helix-turn-helix domain-containing protein: MIIDPHVLRSLHRSELRKRILFYLNEIYPSGTYLSEIARVVRSDPSNVKGALVGMGNRYNGESSLVYLGLVEEVNQNGFRYYRLTEYGKKVVEFLKTYQTYYTRFM
- a CDS encoding class I SAM-dependent methyltransferase codes for the protein MEDQIKKFDFNLETLIDFSFFNVIKIGLELGVFKNIDKAKTLEELLNSIDVQNKPYLKSLLSTYYDLGIIEINEMGISSKKFLRTFLLEYDKLKDIIPEWIPIQDKIVEMANYAFLSFENSKVMMDFDKDADFWDIRLSNPLNTLYREIIAEVGNLRDGLRVLDLGCGSVSPVELGKYVGPNGEYVGIDFSPGLLSIAQQRVRDLGMDWVSLKEMDIRNAIPKRKYDVVIMSFVLEYIPEVHQTVAKALDFVDEGGKLIIVEPFRENFENIAGWEFFERLTKEFHKFPRKADIVDALEYYGKEARITEYGKSILVLEPLY
- a CDS encoding flagellin, giving the protein MKEIFGKKRGAVGIGTLIVFIAMVLVAAVAAAVLINTSGYLQQRAEATGRQTTKEVASGVKIDKVTGHVNSTHTGIDKLAIYISPNAGSEAIDLSQAKVYISDGTNAYVLSYNSTAFTDDSAFDGNVFGTAAKYPTTKTFGIIVVQDADGSVTSSNPTINAGDIVILTVDASSVFGSAIPTRTEVTIEVRPEFGAPGYTKVVTPPSYGTNDIIELK
- a CDS encoding flagella accessory protein C codes for the protein MSFSYLKEKFKKKPEEQKEEVREDKLELALSEQPQATEEQKKEEEERLTMVMNRLNEIENELPRIKVNIDTLKSQIQELREDIEKLDKTIKDVMMLYEVVSQEINPFRDLESENPIMKEIHELKQEIDDIRKEIAQIKADLRLLAYHGVDLDRIIYEAISEGEA
- a CDS encoding FlaD/FlaE family flagellar protein, producing the protein MITENEIDAKLQELQGKVPSVLIKDLRDKLVSKMDILTPEQVDVIIKKVLENYSSQVERLKRLDKRIEEIGKYLEEIREKLSENRSSFERVENQNTGIVENSTHWEPQRIEFERVEPPKEEREFEEEGKGEFSMTEEIQIPKEIRDVLITPTKNRARLEKLPDDAVSTMIALKWLGFLIERAGMQNLENVLEFYYTIGWISEEVLETLLKYANGTRPHQREPNWKPDDKLTIQDHLISLLFIERLRGTRITPEVLNSIERELKMMNKILEHVYGV
- a CDS encoding flagellar protein G, producing MASSVVSEIILFIVSLLVAATVAGGLYVVTQDLADGITYRGTAIAQNLRTDFTVINDPENIPISSGAYVFYIKNTGSEAFPFTPDTVVVFIDGNLIPASNLTLTPSLLAPHDVGELKVATTLSAGYHKLVVVIENGKQREFIFKIG
- a CDS encoding ATPase domain-containing protein; amino-acid sequence: MMAHLLKIQIPNDELHRRLGGGIPSGSIILIEGDRGTGKSIFSQRLAYGFLRNDVSVSYVSTQLTTPEFINQMESLGYSVIPFLIKRKLLFVSLYPLLSSVSKREKFLPRFLSEERLWEKDVIIIDSLAPILPPKLNEDLLRQFTEHLKKLSALNKVIILTLSPNGIDPSTLSVLEEISTMLIRLQVKVFGGDLKNSATIVKYNNAMGIFQKIIPFRVEPKAGFIVEIAAVV
- a CDS encoding type II/IV secretion system ATPase subunit, which produces MAERISETLETAMARNPHLREYVEDFVRKYGKMPEFHVQLSRDMKEIKYPNIIYPVGDPIFVHIYGDPKTEKRYIVIEPRIQNAEEKAKYELIKEKILELAPTKVIPEEREEFEIFLDELYNEALKKLNGRGLFSRNSVKLTQREIEKFRYLLKRDIIGIGPLEVLIRDPYIEDIHIIGADYISLIHKIFEALPTNITFESNIALADYFKALSERIGRPVSDKNPIVDGTLPDGSRINIIYSPDVSIKGPSATIRKFSATPLSVVQLVKWNTFSAEIAAYLWLALEYGMSIFVCGETASGKTTTLNSIIPFIKPQAKIFTAEDTPEVVVPHPTWQRLTTRERGPEESRVTLFDLLKAALRSRPNYIIVGEIRGAEGAIAFQAMQTGHPVMATFHAGDVKKMIQRFTGHPINVPVTFIDNLNIALFQQAVYVRGRFLRRVLNVVEIEGYYEELGGVATRSVFEWDSVSDKHIFRGMNNSYILERKIAEVAGYEDPKDIYNELFLRARIIQRMAELGITDYWDVYREIKNFYEKGIQGLSFRL
- the flaJ gene encoding archaellar assembly protein FlaJ, with the translated sequence MPKQKANIFVQADLDMKTYVRKILVPSIVASVVLFVVLSLLTTFISISSIIRIALYAIPLLPLIYAVMHPYSAASGKRVKINSKIPYFVTYFAVLSTSEVGRNELILNLAKEKVLEPISRDMEKIYYLIAKFNRGMPEAFRFLAKRTPSKVFSDFLERLAYSLDSGVELKDYLLQEQKIVMDDYQTFYEGALYDLDVFKEVYSSLIISVVFMVTFIIIGPIITGQDLVTLTIFTFILVMVVEIGVLILIKHKMPEDSIWASNAMNAERKAKVIRGALISIAGTVVVALLYLLVLRIRFNIPTEIALALIMSPLAYLGYVLTKEEENILIKDENFPAFMRSLSSSLAASGASMALVLKYLSSHDFGTLTKDIKNLNKRISLKIDDTKSWKYFVSDTGSWLIDIFSDIFRKSLHLGADPDYVGRVISNNFERLLRLRRKRKQSVASFKGVIYGVTGAFAFSVAAAFQVAVYMTHLFSNIQLQGEFIQDILFIPSAEGLQLTNYILISILLLHSLISAFSIKIADGGHLGIALYYFVILAWMSAIGLYLGEFVMGKMMSFSGLILPLMGVGL